The Amyelois transitella isolate CPQ chromosome 7, ilAmyTran1.1, whole genome shotgun sequence genomic sequence TTAGTTAGTAGATATGAAATTTGAACTACAACACCTAAACTCGGAATCAAACCTGGGAAATCAAAATCAGAATCATGTAAGTGACCAATGCTTTAAAAAAGTCACCATTTATTTACACTGAGTTTATAAATTAGctcaataaataatgttgaCGCTAAATcctattttcatataaaaaatacgatAGTTTATAAAGATGTGACGGActtgtgtttgttactttcactttcaaacttatgtacagattttaatgaaattttgaaaatatttagctAAGACATTgatgtaatatacatacatacaaataatcacgtcaatatccctgtGTACCCCACAGAGTCaatggtcttgaaaagactgataggccacgttcagctgtttggcttaatgatagaattgagatatagTATAACAAgttgatgccgtgtggtttccggcaccattagaaaaaagaataggaccactccatctctttcccatggatgtcgtaaaaggtgactaaggataggcttacaaacttgggattcttcttttagtcgataggctagcaatctgtcactatttgaatctcaattctatatcattaagccaaacagctgaacgtggcctataagtatttttaagactgttggctctgtctaccccgaaagggattaagacgtgattatatgtatgcatgtataacAAGGGCGGACGAATTCGCAagcaacagctagtatcaGTAAGTTGAAAATACATtaagaacaaaatatttttacatttcactTTTAAGACCACTTAAAGAGTAACTTACAAAAGCTTTTATAGGCAATACTTAGCATTGAATTCTAAAGTAAGCCTTAATCTCCGTTCAGCCATCTTCGATAAGATCTCCGTAACTTTTTACATCAATTGTACTTGCAAATGCTTCgtgtttacttttttatcgtgtattttttatttaatggctTCTTTGAAAGTGTTCTACAAATCTTAAAAATCAACAATTTCTTGACAAAATGTAACAATAGAACCACAATTTTATaagtgaattttaataaacttaagtcgctttttaaataagtactcAGGTTTTTTTCCGTCATGGCGTTAGTATTTCTACAGCTGAGGTATTATATGAATACTATTCATAAATCAAACACATTAGAacaattttgtattggtacgaAATTATCATAGACCTTTCTATGTAACATACTAGTTTTCGATTCCGTCTACGCCTGCACGAAAAATCCGTGTATCACACATGCTCTTttatcttcttaaatttaatatcttaCTTGTCATTGGAGCTATTTACActcaactaaaaaaaataaaaaattaaacttaattaatatagttatttttaattaattaatttaattttaatggagATCGGTTCTGTAGTTTTGACGTGAGGGATACCCAGGCAAACCAATACTcacttttacattttaaacaggtatggataaattattttagtaattaGTCGTTTGGACATAAGTATGCAGTTTAGTATCTACCAGCAATTCTGAATAGCacctaattttttataattatttgataacTAATCTTAAACGACTAAaacatatacgagtatactaatgttataaagatgaagagtttgtttgtttgaacgcgctcaggaactactggttcgaattgaaaaaatatttttgttttgaatagaccatttatcgaggaaggctttaagctataaaacatcacgctgcaactattaggagcgaagaaataatggaaaatgtgacaaaacggggaaaatatacatccttgagggcttcaatgatgcccaaaacaactattccacgcggacgaagtcgcggacacagctagtaattatatataatcacagaTTTATGACGTCCATACAAAATAGTGCTCGACTTGAGTACTAGAACACATAAAATAGGCCTTTATCGAACTGCAATAGTTACACAAGACAATAATTTCTAGGAACACAGCGTAAATACTAAAAGAATTTTATCGAAGCCATTAAATAATACTGCAAGTTTGTTCCTTTTTGATCTTAAGTTATAGACgcttaatttttcttcttcctcctgactaACTCCCGGTTGTTATAACACCTCTCCGGAGAAGAATACCTTAGAGTCACCTACGATCATGATCCTGGCTTGTGTCAGtcagattttattttggtcgtgaatgaagaaaaagtataatactctctgcctaacccaatgggagacaggcgtgatggtatgtacatggcattttttgaaaaaaaaaatagaatttgaatttgtaattatcaagagaaaggcttataaaataaaaaatattttgtaaggctaatttttttcatttgtcactatgtgaatcccaattccagacaataaataattataccatGATATACAGCTGAACAGTGAAATTTCATTACgatcttgttttgtttttgcatATTAACCTGATAAAATTTGGATCAtctttaacttaatttttataagttatcatcatcaaaaacactaacttttgaaaatataatagcaACTTTCAAGGGCAgctaaaatgtttaaaaatgtacaagTGGGATTAATCTCTGTGGACCAATAGAGAATCCCCATGACCGCATTCCGACTACCGATTGTACAGAGACCGATAAACGTCTAATCAATTTACTGGCAAGCCTGTAACTTATCGCTACTGGTGTTGCCATTATGCACATTATTAGCGTAGATTTTGTTCCAACatgaattatttctttttgttaagtCACGGTTTTAGCACATGTGTTTTTCTAAGAGATTTCAAATTTATCAAATCATCgaagttttttattaaaaatcttaaaaattacatacaatataatcatgtctttatcccttgcgttacccgtcttgaaaagactgataggccacgctcagctgtttgacttaatgatagaattgagattcaaattgtgacaggttgctagcccttcacctaaatgaagaatcctaagtttataagcctatcccctagttGTCTTTAAAGACAATTATGGATAattgatggagtggtcctattcttttttctatcggtaccgggaaccatacggcttAAAAATTAAGCATTGAATTagagtaataatttattgcatGGTTGTATAGCAAATCTTACTGTAGTGTTACGAAACTTTTATTTCCTTtccatacttttttattacctttGTTATGTTTGTCAAAACCAAACCAAAGAAAGACTTTTCATATcgtacagtttttttttatctgcatttattaatatggtcatttatttatataaatagattaGTAATCGTTTGAAATTTCTTAAATCAAGCATTATCTCAGAGTTTATTAGAAACTACTCGTATCAACCTAATGTTCACGAGATCACAGATAAGAGTTATGCAAATAAACCAACGCAATGTTAGATCTTTAACACAATCTCTACCGATCATCTCAGATAGTTTGTAACCTGGTAATAAATCAGTATCTCGCTGTAATGTCTATATTGTTTTTGGCTGGAAGCAAGTGAGAAACATGGCATGACCAGCTGCATCTCTTCGCGTACAGACTGTAAAAGTTGattaagggaatggctaagAAACTGAGTATTACTTTTAAGGTGATGGGTCAACCTATCAATTTTATACCATTcaatcattgagccatacagctgaacaggTAGTCAGCCaaatagtcgccttttacgacatccatgggaacaagatgaagtggtcctattcttttttttttattggtgccgggaaccacacggcactccctGTCCCTTTCCATCATatctcctatctcgggtctgctggaagacaTTTCTTgagaaataagcagaacctatgTACTTTTgcttcttgtgtttatcattctcgatgttttctgtgtacataaatctatactaatattataaagctgaagagtttgtttgtttgaacgcgctaatctcagaaacttttgtgtttaatagaccatttatcgaggaaggctttaggctatattacatcacgctgcaactattaggagcggagaaataatggaaaatgtgaaaaaaaatacggtgaaaattattcatccttgatcaatgatgcccaaaataactattacacgcggacggagtcgcgggcacacctagttagtatataaataaataatattcccACAcgaaatatatctatatcagaaaaaaaacaaggaAACAAAAGTTTAATCAGTGAACTATGCGCAGATATCTATAATTAACTGCGTTAAAttcacaattattaatttacgcCTTAGTAATTTGTTTACTGCCTTTTGtggtataattaaattcagataCTGGCGCCACTTCTATTTTGCGCGCGAATTAATTTCAACACgacataaaatatgaatagaaATTACACTGTATATTTCAACAGTATCTACCTGGGTGATCGAGCGGAGCTCGGTGAACTATCAAAATGACATcagaaaaatcataaaaaaattgtgtatgatagatagatagaaagaatttttattgcactattagaaaaagaaaaactgaaAAGAAACACAGGtatacaaaggcggacttatcgctaaagcaatctcttccagtgtATTTTTCAGTACTTAACATTAGGGTCACTCCGTTCTTTCCAGtgaatgtcgtaagaggcgactaaggaaataaattccttccatAGTTAACAGTATaattgttgtttaaaaaaagaatagtataTACGTCGTCGTCAAAGTCAGTCAAGGGAAAAGCTTATAATTTGAGTTTCTTCTGCTAGGCGATGTTCTAGAAAAATCTTGatatatgaatattaaataattatccgcccgcgacttcgtccgcatggagaccctatcaatcccgcgggaactccgggataataagtggcctatatgttattctggatcttcagctacctacaaaacaaatttcatcgtaatcggttcagtagttttttcgtgaaagagtaacaaacatccatactgacatcctgacatactcgcaaacattcgcatttataatattagtaggatctAATATTCATTGATATATTAAAATGGCTATACATTTGCTTTTCCATAAATGTTATTCAAACCAATTCTATTCTGCGCTTGTATTAGATTGACATTATAATGTCACGAATATGAATATACAAATTAGTTTGTTGGTTGGTTAGTAGGTACACGTgtaggtattaaatatttaatataatttttagtactgggttataaataaactggCGACCCGCCCTGGCTTCGCAcaggtagcatttatagacCTTTGTCAGGAATAGCGTTGAAAATtccgaaagaaacaaattgttttttcggtgaaagaaacgttttcgttttttaccgttttattggtttgttacattgaaatatatcagaataaaaccttggggaaaaaacggttttattgagattttcgtcgtttgtttcgaaaaataagaaaaaaacgattggaaaactatatatatattctatgtataattatcaatttttaaaacaatgatgCATATTGTAAGGAAATCAATTCTTTTCCTATCGTATTTTTccgtttctttcatatttttccgttttattaataaaaaacatgaaatatttcattcttatctTTCTTGAATGTTTCgtaaaaaacttgtataaaaacgagggaatttgaaaaaaaccgGAAAATTTCCCGCTTTTTTCAACCCTAGTCAGGAAACCCccttttcaaaatttcaatcaaaaacaaaattcgtGAACAACttcccgagattagcgcattcatatagacataaaaaaatagagggactaaagtttataattatataggtaggtacgtaGTGATTTTGTGggttaagaaaattaaatacgatttttacatttcaaatacatatattttattaaatttcaaatacatattCTGACTAATTGAAAGAAGTCAATTtccaaatcaaataaaataagattacatttttttttctatccaATTTGCATCTACTGTCAGtcataatattacaaaacacagataataataaaatattttcatacatttaaatagtgCAATTAATAAGTTAACCACCTTCGTTTCAAAGTTGATTGACCTTCTATGTAATTCGCTAAagaatttaaagaataaatttgaaatttttccGATGCAAAATTGaagtattttttcatcatgccatTAATAATATGAGGTTTGTTGAAGATCTGTCCTCAAATTAAGCCAACGCGAGTGTGCTGCCCTCTATTGTTCGTATCATAGGACTGGAATGTTGAAAAGGGCATATTGATCGATCTAGCGTTGGACGAATAAGAGGTCGTTGAtgaatctataaaaaaggtactcCTAAACCGTAATAGCCCAGTCCACCTAGCCCGCCAAGACCTAGACCGCCGAAGCCCAGCACATTAGGAGCACTTTCGCATACAGATGTTGCGCCACCCAAAGGTGCTAATCCACCCAGACCGTATCCGTTCAGACCAAGACCACCGAGGCCAAGAGCATTAAGGCCCAAACCCAGATTAGGTGATGATTCGCACACAGTGGTTGCTCCTCCCAAACCAACACCACCTAATCCTAGTCCACCGAGTCCAGCAAAACCTAGGTTAGGAGCCGATTCGCATAAAGTGGTAGCCCCACCTAATCCTAAGCCACCGAGGCCCAATCCACCTAATCCCAAACCGCCCAATCCGAGACCTCCTAGGCCATACCCAACATTAGGAGCCGATTCGCATACAGTGGTTGCCCCACCTAATCCTAAGCCACCGTAGCCTAATCCACCTAATCCCAAACCAGCTAAACCAAATCCATTGAGGCCATACCCAACATTAGGGGCAGATTCACATACAGTCGTCGCTCCTCCTACGCCCAAACCGCCTAGGCCCAAACCTCCATAGCCTAGGAGTCCTAAACCGCCTAATCCATAAAGCCCTCCATAGCCCAATCCGCCTAGACCTCCTAACCCACCTAGGCCTCCTAGTCCATACAGCCCACCATAACCTATAGGGCCCAGCCCACCATAACCCAGTCCTAATGGATAGCCAAGTCCAGATTCACAGACAGTTGTAGCACCGCCCAGGGGTCCTAGTCCTCCTAAGCCGTAGCCCAAGCCGAGGCCTACATTGGGTGCGGACTCGCATACCGTAGTGGCCGCAGGTACTCCAAGGCTGTAACCTCCAAGCCCCAGGCCAAGGTTCGGAGCTGATTCGCAAACTGAAGTTGCCCCCAACGGGTTGCAGTTTACGGCGCAAAAGAAGCCTggaaaccaaataaaaaatgacatacttatagtcacgtctatatcccttgcggggtagacagagccagcagtcttgaaagactgacaggccacgttcaggtgtttggctttatgattgaattgagattcaaatagtgacaggttgctagccaatcgccgtaaataagaatcccaagtttataagcatattctTTAGTCGTCTACtagatccatgggaaatgatgaaattttttatattggtgccgggaaccacacggcacaagaaaaaattatttaattttagcgTGGTCCTAGGTTGGTACCCTGCAATGTTTAGGCCTAGACCCTAGGGTCCGCTTAAGATTTTCTCTCTTGAATTTGCCCGGTCATTAGAAAAAGAGGtaaagtggttctatttttttttctgttagcGCCGGGAACCATGCGGCACCAAATattagacatttatttaaaaacagaaaaatttaataaatctacTTACCCAGGAGGACGACAGAGATCTTGGAAACCATTTTGTGCTACAAATGGTCTGTGATACCTGCACTTGGATGATCGACACTAtttatacagaaaaaaaactaatcttaaatgttttaaaatcacTTTACACGGTTCaattgtacattatttttgattgaaaaatgtttgggcaacaattttaaattaaagtcaTATTATGATCACATCGTAAGATaatgaaagtaattttaatcttaattaaaaaaactttattattattaaaaaatgtattatttaatttacgcACTGGCcgcttacaaaaaaaagtaattatttaattgagGAAAAATGGTGAtcttcttttgttatttttcacaaTGTTTATCATGGATTAGAATTACTCACGTTATTTCTACGTTTAAAATTGTAGTCGCCtttctatgtttaaaaatggtgatcttcttttgttatttttcacaaTGTTTATCATTGATTAGAATTACTCACGTtatttctatgtttaaaaattgtagtcgccttttacaacaggCAAgggaaaagatggagtgatcctatactttttatattgatgccgggaaccacactgtaCCAACATTACAACTAAAATCTTCAAGTATTAACCTCCTAAACAATAAATGCAGATAATTCCAATAAATTCCAATAGTCGACATGACGTCATCACCCGGCAGGTTTACCTCTATATCCGAGAAGTCAATACATTGGGATAACGAAGTACAGGTAAGAGGCGGGATCGCTGCGTTATGTTACTATAGGGAACGGGTTTATTTGTCTTGCACCTTATAGTTTCTTCCCATGTAAATAAGatatcgcaattctatcatttaggtataaaatagtgataggttgctaacccatcgcctaaaaaagaatcccaactttgtaagcatatcccttagttgccttttacgacattcatgggaaagagatggagtggtcctattcttttttgtattggtgccgggaaccacacggaaagaAGAAGATATATTATAGAAG encodes the following:
- the LOC106143491 gene encoding spidroin-1-like, whose protein sequence is MVSKISVVLLGFFCAVNCNPLGATSVCESAPNLGLGLGGYSLGVPAATTVCESAPNVGLGLGYGLGGLGPLGGATTVCESGLGYPLGLGYGGLGPIGYGGLYGLGGLGGLGGLGGLGYGGLYGLGGLGLLGYGGLGLGGLGVGGATTVCESAPNVGYGLNGFGLAGLGLGGLGYGGLGLGGATTVCESAPNVGYGLGGLGLGGLGLGGLGLGGLGLGGATTLCESAPNLGFAGLGGLGLGGVGLGGATTVCESSPNLGLGLNALGLGGLGLNGYGLGGLAPLGGATSVCESAPNVLGFGGLGLGGLGGLGYYGLGVPFL